Genomic DNA from Candidatus Dadabacteria bacterium:
TCTCCGTCGGTCAGCAACTATACATCAATCGACAGGTCCCGGAGCCAGAAGGAGGATAGCAATGGCTACCGTAATAGAAAAGGAAGGAAAAACAATTTCCGAAGCCGTAGTGAACGCCTGTGAAGAACTCGGAGTCTCAAAAGACGAAGTGGAAATCGAAGTTATAAGAGAAGACTCCAAGGGGGTTCTGGGCATAGGAAGCAAAAACGCCATAGTGAGGGTGGAAATAAAAACTGGCGGATTGAGCGAAAAGGCGTTTCGGGCGAAAAAAACTCTTGAGACCCTCCTGGGTTTTCTGTTTCCAGCCCCGCAGAGCGTAAAGGCCGAAGAGACTGAAAACAGGATAATACTTGAAGTCTGGCCCGTTAAAGACAAGAAATTCCTCATAGGAAGAAACGGGGAAGTAATAAAGTCCCTTGAGTACATAGTAGGGAAGATAGCTTCGAGAAACAGCAACGAGGGGAAAAACAAGAGGGTCGCCATAAACATCGGCGGGCACGACGGAAAGAAAAAGGACACCGATGTGCCGAGAAAAGTCGCGGAGACCGTGCAGAAAGTAAAAGAGAGCGGAAACTCTCACTCAATCGAGCGGCTTTCGTCCTACGAAAGGAAAATGGCCTACATAGAACTCAAGAAGCAAGAGGACATAAAATACGAGACGGTTCCAAGCAAGGGTAACTCGA
This window encodes:
- a CDS encoding Jag N-terminal domain-containing protein — protein: MATVIEKEGKTISEAVVNACEELGVSKDEVEIEVIREDSKGVLGIGSKNAIVRVEIKTGGLSEKAFRAKKTLETLLGFLFPAPQSVKAEETENRIILEVWPVKDKKFLIGRNGEVIKSLEYIVGKIASRNSNEGKNKRVAINIGGHDGKKKDTDVPRKVAETVQKVKESGNSHSIERLSSYERKMAYIELKKQEDIKYETVPSKGNSKKIVVSPQA